In the genome of Prionailurus viverrinus isolate Anna unplaced genomic scaffold, UM_Priviv_1.0 scaffold_64, whole genome shotgun sequence, one region contains:
- the LOC125159828 gene encoding LOW QUALITY PROTEIN: spindlin-3-like (The sequence of the model RefSeq protein was modified relative to this genomic sequence to represent the inferred CDS: inserted 2 bases in 1 codon), which translates to MKTPFGKAVAGQPSRTGTEHTSVSVTMMKRKAAHKKRRSRPTSQHQRSIVGCRSRPGWKDGDESLTQWKGTILDQLLDDYKDGDLCILRDSNDSPPAEREQGEVVDSLAGKXVEYAKDDGSKRTGMIMQQVETKPSVYFIKFDDDFHIYVYDLLKTC; encoded by the exons ATGAAGACCCCATTTGGAAAGGCGGTTGCAGGGCAGCCGTCTAGGACAGGCACAGAACATACCAGTGTGTCTGTTACCATGATGAAGAGAAAAGCTGCCCACAAGAAGCGTAGGAGCAGGCCCACCTCCCAGCATCAGAGGAGCATTGTGGGCTGCAGAAGTCGGCCAGGATGGAAAGACGGAGATGAATCTCTAACACAGTGGAAAGGAACCATTCTGGATCAG CTCTTAGATGATTATAAAGATGGTGACCTATGCATCCTTCGAGATTCCAATGATTCTCCTCctgcagagagagaacaaggagaaGTTGTGGACAGTCTAGCAGGCAA TGTAGAATATGCCAAAGATGATGGCTCCAAGAGAACTGGCATGATCATGCAACAAGTAGAAACAAAACCCTCTGTGTACTTCATCAAATTTGATGATGATTTCCATATCTATGTCTATGATTTGCTAAAAACATGTTAA